The DNA window GAAAGCACAGAGCTGGACCTCGACGAGATAGACACACCCTCAGACAACAGCAATGAGTTTGAATGGGAAGGTAAGGCTGTCGCACAATACTCTGGGTTTGCGCTTGCCCCTAAAATGCAGTATTCCTACTGAGCTGTGCACATGGTTTCTGAAAGTCAGTATTCTGCTAATATTCCCATTTGCCTCAAATTCACAGCTAACTGAAGAGCTGACTGGCCGTTCATTTTACGGTTCATGTTATCCATTGGCCTTTCATTCCCTTGGTTTTACAGGTTTGCCTTGGCAGCTGACGGCCCGAAGTgtagttaaaatgtgttttgtcgtttttgtgtttccacatTGCTGCCTTCCTCTTTTTCAATTGGAAGAATTGTTTCCATTGTCTGCCTGGAAACAGGCCGCAGGCCGGCAGCAGGTTTCTCTCTTCCTCGTGGTAAGGTCACTTGGAcagccttcattttttttccccccgtgcCAACCAAGAGTCAATCAGCCCCCACTCTCCACATCATTTCTTCAGATGTTCACACAAATCATGGGAGATTTCAAACACTTACTCTATGTAATGTTTTTGCATTCgtaatttttcctttctttcaaatATTCCAATGTTTGAGGAAACAATAGCAGCTCATCACTTCAATGGTTTAACAGACACTGCACTGCTGTATTTGTCAGATTGACTTGTAATCTAGATATAGGgaccatatattttttttaaaagataaaagcatGCTCGTATCATGTATTTGCTGTATTGTGGAAAATGGATGTTCACACAAAACCCTCGTAAAAGTGTGTTGATGTGATTTGGTTATTTTTGATTCTGCTTGCTGCATGCTTTGTTATACACGACCATTTGTACACCtcatcttgaatcttgaacgTAATGCAGCTGTACCTCCTGCTGAAGATGCCTCAGGTATTGTATCCATGAAACAATAGCACGGTGTTCCCACGATAATGTACAGGAACAAAAGTGAAATGGACACACGGAATTGGAGATGTGATTGTTGCCAGTGATTCAGAGGGAAAGCATGCACTCAAGATACAAAAGATGAAAGTCAAATTAAGATGCGAATGACTGTGTGATCTGGAAAATCTGTAGCCTTTTTGACCAAAGATCCATCTGATCTGCATCTGAAACGCAGCGTTACAATATTCAGCGTGTTGGTTAAGAGCCCTCCCTCTCCTTTAGATGATCTCCCTAAGCCGAAAACCACAGAGCTGCTACAGAAAGGTGTAGAGACGGTGCAGGAGTATTCGGCCATGGACGAGAGGGAGGAGGGTCGCCGCTGGAGGGTGTTTCGTATCGGAGACCAGGATCACAGAGTGGACATGAAAGCCATTGAACCATACAAGAGAGTTATCAGCCACGGAGGTCTGTTACATTGCAGTGTGATGCCGGTACACGCgtaaacacagtaaataaatgGATTATTTTTCATAGGCAGTAGTGCTCACTTTTGATGTTGCAATTTTTCATCGCAGGTTACTATGGGGACGGTCTGAACGCCATAATCGTGTTTGCTGTGTGCTTTATGCCTGAGAGCAATCAACCAAATTACAGATACATCATGGACAATTTATTCAAGTGAGTGAAGTCCTATGTCTCATTGACCACGCTCTTAAACGCCAGCGCTAATGTGACGTTCCCGTTGCAGGTATGTCATTGGCACACTGGAGCTTTTGGTTGCTGAGAACTATATGATTGTGTATTTAAACGGGGCGACCTCCCGGAAAAAGATGCCAACCGTGGGCTGGCTGAGAAAGTGTTATCAGCAGATTGATAGGAGGTGAGCTGAGTGGTTAAATGTTTCTGAGAACCCAGTACGAAGACCAACAAAATAGCATCATTATATTGCCTTGCGTGCTTAATTGCGCTACTCACcctctcatcatcatctctttGTACAGGTTACGGAAGAACTTGAAGTCTTTGATAATCGTGCACCCGTCGTGGTTTATTCGCACCCTTCTGGCACTCACAAAGCCATTTATAAGGTAACTGGTGTGTAAGGTTGTTACGCTTGAGGTAGCACATTATGATTTATCGTTCGATTGTGacatttattgtttctttttttacagctcCAAATTTAGTCAGAAAATCAAGTACGTGTACAGCTTGACAGATCTTGCCGAGCTGGTTCCAATGGAGTATGTGTCAATACCAGATTGTATCAAACAGTAAGTATGCTGCAGCACTTTTCATAATGCTTTTAAACGTATAACTGTAGCATTTAATATGTCTGagagttaaaataaacacataaaacaaagggACATACAGAATTTTCCTCTGATTGCAATTATACTTAAATGTAGAAATGGTGCTACTGCTCAATACAACCTCTTCCACCGTCTGCAGTGCCGCAgtattctgcttttttttggcCGGTGTAGCCAATATGTCGGTGGTGTGCGTCTTTTCCTAACACGCCTTCGATTTGGTCCAACCCCCAACCCAGTTTGACAGAGTGCGACTACGCACACAGATTAGATTTCAGAGTGTCTCTTCGGCGCTTGAAAGGGCAATAGCAAATCCAATGTGATGACTAAACTTCACCGTGCTGCTGAATCTAATAAAGAGCAACAGACCATGGAAAGGTGCCTTCAGGGACTCTTTGTGGCGAGTAAATGTGGCAGATCTTCTGTTGTCACAGCCAACACAAATGCTGTCTGAGTaatatgtttttgtggttgCTGTTGGTTGTGTATATACATTTCCATAACGCCGTTTCCCTGCCCCCTTCTTAAGGTTTGACGCcgaaaaaaataggaaaagccATAAAAGGTATACATGCACTTTCACTCAGGGTCAGTCTCCGCATTCCTTTGCATTTCATCAAACTAACAATGAAGCGATCAGTTGGTTTTCAGAAATGCACCAAGCCACCTAATTCTCCTACACAGATTTGTAGTTGGATGATTTCCTGTTGCCCCCTAGCCCACATCAACTACTCTCTTCCCCAATGTTTCGCATTTTCCTACCACCTGATTTCAGGATTCCGAATGAACTCATTTAATACCTGTTTGGTGTATAAAAATAGGTGCCTTGGTGATTGTTTAACcaactaaataaatgtttggaaTCAATTCCATAAAGTTTGGTTTTTCATTTATACCTTCAAAATAATATCCTCTACCTGGACGTTTTTAAAACCGTCCCTTTCTTTGAAGGCCAATTTAGCCTTTAGTTAGAAAAGTACTGATGAAGCTGATTGTGTTGATACTCTCCGACATGAATGTGGGGGCATCAAGACAGACTTATTTGCATGTGTCCTGTATAAAATAGGTTTGAGGTTTGGTGTGCTTGACATTTGGTaagtttttctgtctgttaaGTTGACTGTGGTACAAGGAGTTAGGAAGTAGCTCGTCTTAGTCACTGTGGGTTGTGGTTGCACGGTGACCATATCCTCACATGGCTCCTCTTCTCAGTAACTGACTCTCACTGAACAACCAGCTTGTTCACCTTCACAGCTCTTTGCATGCGTCACTGCATACCCACAGCCTGCTGATGTTTGGTAGGTGCTTTGGTCGGCCTTGCTCATGCACACAGAAACATTCTGCTCTTAACAGATGACCAATAATTATTCAGTGAAAAACTGACTTTACAAATGTACTAAATCCTCACACATTGTCGTCTGTCTGACTTtggctacgtttacatggatACCAGTATTCTGTTAATAATCAGCAACATCTGAATCAGAACGAAAGCACCTTGTGTAATGACCTCAGTCAGGACAGTCTGGCATGAGTGGAAAGCAAGTTCCACCACATTGAGATGGTGGATATGAACATAGTCACCATGTGAACTTTCAATGATCCTTTAGTCTCTTAATTATGCCCCGAGGAGTAACGGTAGTGAAACGTGTTATGGCAGTCAGCCTCGCATGACTGGAAAGCAAGTTCAATCACAGATATTAGATGTAAACATTTGATAATTCCTTGGATTGCAAGATATAGGACTGGATATCGTTCAACAAGTTTCTGTTTGACATTGCAGTAGCTGTGGTTGTCAACTCCACTACAGCTACGTATCAGTCGGTTAACAGGTAtacactaacacacatacacattgaAAGAGTCTGTTAGACAAATAGCAGCATGTTCAACATGGTCTTAGCAGGACAACTTAGCCCCCACTTAGCTCTTTCCATTCTGGCTTCACTTCAAAGTGTTGTTAACAATAAATTCATACATCGTACAAATAACATTAGGGGACCAACCTTTGGACTGTTAATCTCACAATGTCTTATGAAAAATAGCACCGTATTGGCCCCAGTTTGTAAAATAGTTCGGGGAAAAGCAACACAAGTTTTACTCTAAAGTCTTTATTATAGTTtggaaaaaagttaaaattattaCTTCTGTATGAAAGATTCCAGATAATAGATCTGAAAGGACAAATTGTGTCTCATTTTCAATAAATATCCATTTGGACAGAAGAGTCGTCTAATCAAGaaactgaatttgtttacaacacatAAGCTCTTAGTTATTATCGGACTGTCCAATTTTGTGCAAAGgtattgttttctctgtgctgGTTGAAACACGGcccaaaacaaaatccaaacagtGCGCTGCCAGAcacattctgataagaactgagctATGCCAAgctaattcatatttaaacaatatgtaaactgtttatttgtgaTATCAGATTATTtgggataaaagaaaaaaaaaaggtccatgtaaatgtagccagtatttgcaaatgtgcatttaattttaagCACAAAGTCttcttattatatttttcttattgcCATGTTTGTAACGTGCTGCAGAATGAAAGCAAActgtataaataatacattttgatCTTCTGGagtttttactaaaatataaatcagtCTTAGAAAgttacaggagaagtaaaaaagttgtgtgttggtgtgtttgttcaTAATAAGGGTAAGGCTATGATCTTTGGCAAGttgtttatattgaattgttttaagGTACAAATATGGCACTGGTACATGGGGAACAATAGAGATCGCTAGAAGTATTTTTTGTGAAAGAAGTCCTGCAGTGATCCTAACCCTGTCAGATAAGTACCCTCACAGTCACGCTGATGCCTGATGACCATTTCATCCATTTGCAGAATTGACCAGAATATGCACGGCAAAGCGGAGAtggcagctgctgctccagagtGAACCTGCTCACACTGCAATGTGGAGGAGAGTGATGAAGACTGTAACTGCAGACACTCCTCTGTTCATGTTCTGGGCGACGTGGCTGGAGACTTCTTTGCATCAGGAGAGTGCCTTTTTGAAAATCTGCTGCCTGTTACAActctttgctgtatttttttgcgCCAAGCAGCTTGATCATGAGCATTTTGTCCACatgctgtttgaaatgtttttaatcatttttatttaccctTGTATATCATGTCAAAcctatcagattttttttccttagttACTGGTGTATGTACACTTTATTTAAGGCACTCTGTTACAAGTGGTTGATGCATGTTCTGCTTTATTacctttaaatatatatatttatattcaatgGGTGTCAAAGGAGagaaattaatatatttttattgttaatcaTTTGGGTTTTAAACTACATTTTAGGTCTCTGGCCCATCGAGTGGCATTTCATACAACAATTTACAACGACAcctttttttcattgttcacTGCTGATATTCACTGTTAAAGTCCTGCctgggaaaaataaagttttattattttttgtttattaatctTATGTTTTTGCCCCTGATCAGCCCCTCTGACTTGTGGAATGTAAATCTGAGAAGTAGGTTCTATCATTGTTTCTGCCAAGTAAAGCCATGAAgacacactgttttattttttatttcttaccaGTGCAATATTATAATTCCTTGATAAAGGAATAGTAACATATTTACCTGTtacacaatgtgacattttaagtcATTCCGTTCTTTACAAAAAGGTTAAAATAGTTGATCTGTTAAGAGTGAGTCATGGCAGAAAGGACTCAATCAGTGATTCTAAGTGACAGTGTGTCACCAGTTTGTCTTAGTAAAGAAATTTCTTTATACTTTCATCAGGTTTGTTGACAGataaacaacatgaagacactGCAAACTTAACAGAagataaaataatgatgataataattcaaaggaaatgaatgttgaaacaaagtgaaaaatacaacagtataATATCTGTGTAAATGGTAAATGCTCACTATGAAGGTATTTAGGGAAGGCATCGGTTTGATGTCTGTCTCTGCCCAGCCCCAAATGCACATGGCAACTCATGTCACTGAGCTGATGGATGCACACATCACCTGTCACGCCCTTTACAGTCAGTAAAGGTTGGCCACAGCACAAAAATCCGTTCAGTGTTGGATATAAATGATAATCACCACCTGTCAGTAAATGGCATTTATTGTTTAATGCTTGAGGTGTGACGCTGTTGCAGTTTTAAACAATaatctttcttgtttttgcgAATAGTTCCCATGAAACCAATTACATCACTTGtttaatgacttttgactttgtaTTTGAGTGTTGAGCTTAAGCTCAGGCGTCTCTTTTACTAAACCTAGAGTTCCCAAATGCCGAGAATGTCTGCAGCCTAATGCCGTAAATTATTACACGTTTTACGAAATAATTGAATGTTGATCTGTTAAGACTGGGTCATGGCCTAAAGCTTTGAAATGCAGAACTGACTCTAGACACTTTATGGCAACGTCATCGATCTTAGGATCAAACTTATTTGCAAAGAGGTGGTGTTGTCTCAGGAGCCAGCGGAGGTCCCCAGCCccatacacacatacagctcTCCTATATTCACCCGTGCAGGGGTAGTACGGAGCTCCTTTTTCCACATCTCCTGCTAAATAGCTCCACTTCACCAAACGAGCAAGGGCTTGCATGTCAGACATGTCGTACTTGATGTTAGCAGGCGCTGATCCAGGAACAGTGGGCATCCTCTGCAGAGTGGCCCACAGGTGCTCATCAGGGCTGTATGTGTCCTTTTCCCACTCCAGAAATGTCTGCACCTCTCTGTCCTCTATCACGTGTTTCACAAAGGCTCTTGTCACCACAAAGTAGGCATTTCCTTGGAACATGGGGCTGCTGATGGGTGGAGGGCTCTTCCTCACGTCTGTCCGGATCACGCTGTCAATGAcattggggtggggggtgttttttttttttctcaggatgtaaaactaaaactactCCACAGTaagtcttcttttttcttttgttaggTGCAGAGGTTTCTAGTTCCACAGAAAAACTTACTTTACAAATGTTCTAAATCCTCACACATTGTCGTCTTTCTGACAGTGACTACAATTGTATAGATACCAGTATTCTGCTAATAATCAGAGCAATATCTGAATCAGAACGAAAGCACCTTGTGTAACAATGTCGGGGCATCAAGACAGATTTATTTGCTTGTGTCTTATATAAAATAGGTCTGGAATTTGGTGTGCgtgacatttgttttgtgtctgttaaaTGGCAAGCATGTCCTCACATGGCTCCTCTTCTCATAAACTGATTCTCACTGAACAACCAGCTTGTTCACCTTCACAGCTCTTTGCATGCGTCACTGCATACACGGATACTAGTATTCTGTTAATAATCCGAGCAACATCTTAATCAGA is part of the Mugil cephalus isolate CIBA_MC_2020 chromosome 10, CIBA_Mcephalus_1.1, whole genome shotgun sequence genome and encodes:
- the bnip2 gene encoding BCL2/adenovirus E1B 19 kDa protein-interacting protein 2 isoform X1; translated protein: MASDVLESEGVLKGVSDTSLNNRSPDIGTPRRTREDRHTSSPSSSGVSGEGDDEDLNGLQSSIASTVENGEEAFQGSLTETRGTPQERTTPDNAQKRPGERSSTPVSLPQPRSPSGPIGSLERQESVATTEARLRMEGVELKEEWQDEDFPRPLPEEEELDDELFAGSSEEREPGYAMNHDKKAKKKLPAPDISLTLDRSEGSLLSDELDESTELDLDEIDTPSDNSNEFEWEDDLPKPKTTELLQKGVETVQEYSAMDEREEGRRWRVFRIGDQDHRVDMKAIEPYKRVISHGGYYGDGLNAIIVFAVCFMPESNQPNYRYIMDNLFKYVIGTLELLVAENYMIVYLNGATSRKKMPTVGWLRKCYQQIDRRLRKNLKSLIIVHPSWFIRTLLALTKPFISSKFSQKIKYVYSLTDLAELVPMEYVSIPDCIKQFDAEKNRKSHKRIDQNMHGKAEMAAAAPE
- the bnip2 gene encoding BCL2/adenovirus E1B 19 kDa protein-interacting protein 2 isoform X2, with product MASDVLESEGVLKGVSDTSLNNRSPDIGTPRRTREDRHTSSPSSSGVSGEGDDEDLNGLQSSIASTVENGEEAFQGSLTETRGTPQERTTPDNAQKRPGERSSTPVSLPQPRSPSGPIGSLERQESVATTEARLRMEGVELKEEWQDEDFPRPLPEEEELDDELFAGSSEEREPGYAMNHDKKAKKKLPAPDISLTLDRSEGSLLSDELDESTELDLDEIDTPSDNSNEFEWEDDLPKPKTTELLQKGVETVQEYSAMDEREEGRRWRVFRIGDQDHRVDMKAIEPYKRVISHGGYYGDGLNAIIVFAVCFMPESNQPNYRYIMDNLFKYVIGTLELLVAENYMIVYLNGATSRKKMPTVGWLRKCYQQIDRRLRKNLKSLIIVHPSWFIRTLLALTKPFISSKFSQKIKYVYSLTDLAELVPMEYVSIPDCIKQIDQNMHGKAEMAAAAPE